TGGgtggggagagagaggaaaagtgatgatgatgatgatatgtatgtatgttaaataatatatttataaaatatatgtctaatatataatttaataaatgatataataataataatatatatattatatatacatatattattatatttaatcgTGAATTTCTAATCAAGTCTACTTAGGAGTCTCTAATATAGTTAGCTTGCGAGTTAACAAGTCGAGTTTTACTAACTCAAGGTTGAGTCGTTTACAAATCGAGTTTCAAAGTTTCAAGCTCTGCTCGAAATGAATAAATTTGAACGAGTTTTTTTCGAGCCGAATGCCGACCTGAGGCTCGGCTCATTTGTAACCCTTAACATCCAATCAAAATTCCCAACTGCTTGTTTCAATATTCCAAGAACATACAAAGCAAAATCATTGGAAATTGATACCTCACCAATATGCTCATTTAAAGTTTCTGATAGGATAGCCAACAGAAATGCTTGTTCTGACACAAAAAGATCATCTCTTAAGTTGATATCTTgaccattttcaaaatttccaactgGATGTAATCTATAGAACAGTCGAAGAAACTGATTTTCACCTAAGCAAATTCTAGACAAAagcaattttatccaatcttCTCCAAAGCCAACTAGCAAGAGCACAAAAATAACACAGAAATTAGTCTGAATTTGGCCAactagaaacatgaaattgaacTAGAAAGGACAGGGTAGAAAGACTTTGAGGTAGTacaaacaaactcaaaatttaCCTGCTGAAGCTGTCCACAAGTTCTTCCAGGATAGGCAAGTCTTTCTCAGCACAAAGCTCATCAATTAGCGCACTGCTTCCATTGCTACATGTATAGATAACCATGCATAAAGGATCGCAAGTCTCCCTTCTCCGCAAGCTGGCAATCTCAATAAATTTAAGTGGAAAAAACTGATACCAAATAGCAAGCTGATGGCTTTCCCCAGCCAATGAAACATTTGCCAAAACTTGCAACCCCATTCGAATGATCCCGTAATCTGAATTGGAAGTGCTCATAGAATTCAATATACTCCAGACAATCCCCACTCCATTATGTTCAACAAACAAGTTCTGGTTGGTCAAGTCTCCCGCACATAAGTTTCTCAAGAGTTTCAGTGACATTGCAAGAAGATGACTAGAAGAAGAATTCAATTGATCTTGACAGAGCTCCAGGACTGTGCAGAGAGTATTTCGGGAAGCAAGGTTCGAGCAACCATCcaaagttttggaaacttctaCTAAAACTTCTAAAGCCTTCTCCAGATTAGATGAGTTCGAAGCAATCAACAATGGATGAAAAATATCTTCTCACAGAAAGCCTGCAGATGGCGTGTCATCATCCATTGCTGAAACAGGAAAAGGGAGACCAACTTAACAAACAGAAAGcagaaattgtcaaaaaaaaaaaaagatagagacaTCACCAGCCATaagtagaacaattgatcaaggaaaaagaaaatggcagtacatttttaaaaaatcaaaagaacatTGTTCTAGACATTACTAGGAACCAATTTGTCACGACCAAGAAAAGGGGATCCATGACCGGTGTTGATCCAAATGCTAGGGTGACCCTACTCTTGAGACCAACAAATCACTTGTACAAAGTTACTCATTACATTACCAAATAGAATTGGTCCCATTTATAATCAATATCTAAAAACACAATTACAATTAAATCCAATCCTTctaatttgaacaaaaattcaaataacaataagaaagagaaatataAAACTCGAGATTGGACTCTAAGTGTCAATGTATCCACATGGAGCGTGTCTAAGAATAGTATATACCAAAAACTGATTGTGTTGGATGACTTAACTAGATACACGGCCTCATCGAGCCAAAACCTAAAAAATGTTAATATCAACGATGAGTCCACAATGGACTCACAAATAACAAAAGCATGCCATGACCATTTGGAGGAGAATATAAAATCTCATGTCACATTCAACATGTAAAAGATAATAACAATTTATACGTAATTCATATATCAATTACTGCAAAAGAATCATATTTTCATGTAAATGCTCACATATCCATATGAacatagaaattgatttttcataTAACAAATGAACAAGGAAATTGATAGTTCTTAAAACAGTAACACGCATTTGCAACAAATCAAGTCCTAATTAGGAGAAGTGGAGAACATGTTACACAAATATACTGGGGGTTAAGACGACATTGCAACCTCTCACAAATAACACATACATGATGCCATTACCCATAGATCCCTGTTGTAAGCATCTAGAGTTCTCATTAACTAGTTTCACTTGCAAGCAGAAAACATGATACCTTTCAGACTTAAGTTTTTTCCAAATAGCAAATAACACATATTGGACATCATGCAAAGTATTAGACTTCtaagtttcatgaggcgcgcctcttGCCTCGGCGCCTCACCgtgcaaggcgagggcctcgccTCGCCTTGGCCTAGGCGAGGCACCGAACTGGCGCCTTGcacctaggcgcgcctttaacaactatgttATACTTTTTCTCATTGTTAAACTTTGTGCTCACTTCGGTGAAAGAACAATGACAACTCAATTCAAATCTTTCGTCGctccacccttgaaaccatgCATCTACAACGTCATTAAGATATGTCACAACCAGATTTACCTTTTGACTCTTGACCACATGAAAAGAGTGAAAGAGCCTTTCACATTGCTGAATCCACCAACATGTCTTGGTCCCATCAAATGCCGGTATTTCTAGCCTCGGCATTGGTACATTAGCCTAGCTCGTTAATCCCCCTCAGTTGGAGGCTTTTGCCATGAATTTGAGTCGATCCTCTACCTCCACAAGTTCGAAATTATGGTCGCGATTTCCTACTCTTGTCAGGGGCTGAGATCGGATCAGGGGTTGTTCTTGGAGGGAAATCAGCTGGCAAACTTGCATTCGGAAGCCTCAAAAACAAATGTAGGACAATACTCAATTGTTTCCTGAATCCTGCAAACTCCTCCTTAAGATTGGAAATGTCCCCTCGGATGTCGATGATCTCAGCCTTCACGCTCCTCTCCAACGACATCGTCATATCCTTCGTTGCCGCATTCTTGACTCTGCCCTTACTCACCTCCTCTTGCATTTGGCAAAGGCCGAGCTCCACCCACTCAAACCGCCCCTCCAATTGTTCTTGAGTGTGGCAAAGGCCTGTCTCCCTATGGGGGCTTCCAATTGCTTCATTCTTGTTCCTTTTGCCATGCCCCCCCTGTTGTGTTTTCTTAGAGTTTATGCGATAGAAGATTGGTAATATATTGGAGTTGCATCAGCTGGAAGATTAGATCAATTAGGTTTAAAATGCCAAGTGTAATTACTTAGTATTTTGGGGGGcctaattgtaatatcccaataaTAGTTAGTTATATTGGGATGTCTgccctttctataaataagagggcatgTGAGGCACTTGAGAGGCAATCCAAGGAGTGTTTCTATTTCATCTGTGATCGAGTAATGATTTcattattgaaaaagaaaggcTAAATGTTTAGTCTTGTGTATTCTTGAGAGAATGAGTGGTATGTACTCGGGGATATAGATGAGGGTTAGAAGCTTGATGTACTGATCGATTTATCTGAATAAAGACTGCTCTATGGGGTGTTgactgctggatgtaggtttgccaaaggcattccgaactaggataaatctcGTCTCTTTGCTGGTTTGATTTATCTTTCTGTTATGTCATATTTCATTCTGTTTTTGTTCTGATTGCTTAATTGTTTCTAATTCTGTGAGTGTGTAAAAGAATTCGAGTGGGAATTCTCTTTTGGTTGGTCCTGTTTGAGAGTCCTAATATCAGCACTCCCCGATCATTGATCACTACCTCCAGTCGACAAAGGAATTGGAATGACTATTGTCCCTGATCACTACCTCTAGTTAACACGAAATTGGAATTAACCCCCTTGTTCGGCCTAGTCTCCTTTCTTGACAGACCCCAATTCCAGCTTAGGACCCCTGCCCCAATTATGATCACCCTGGTCTGCCCACGCCACCTCAGCTGTGAGTCCAGTGATCATTGTCAGAAATTTCATCCCAATTGTGATCGCTCGGGTCTGTCGCACCGCTTCGCCTTTAATTTCGACCCAAACTAGTCGGAATTTACTTGGTCTGCTTCTGTCGTGCTTGCCTTCAAAGTTGTGATCGTTGGGATTCAATGATCGCCCAAGTGGCACCTTcttacccaatcaccgacctcAAATTGCAATCGTTGATGTTCCATGTCATCAAAGCATTGGTCTAGTATGCTTCCAAATATAGAACCGATGAACCCACCAGCCACTGCCTATCCCTTCGTTGTCGGTTCCCGCTCCGGTCATGCCCCTCTAGTCTGATCGTGCCTATTCCGTTGACTCATGTAACGGACTTGCTTTGCCAGCTGCCAAGATCGCCatctctgataccactttgttaGATCCTTGGATTTGACAAGGGTTAATTTAGTGAATCTAGAagtagagagaattgagggagagattgagagagaaatgagagaattcagAAAGGAGGGAATTTAGTCTTCAATTGCATGCCTTATTTCTTGTACAACCACCCTCTTATAGGGTTCATCAATTACCCTTCAGTTGCAGTAAGTGAAAGCCCCAACAGCCTGCTAACAGCCATAGCTTCTAACTGTTTTACAACACCAGGCAACCCTAACTGACCACTAACTGTTTCTAACCAATCTACAccacaacaccccccccccccccccccccccccgggatTTACACAATTACCCATCTCATAACCCAGGGTCGTGATAGAGGATAGACTGTTAATTGCTTTGATTACAGCACAGTGTTGTTTTGATTATCCCAAATGATTTGAACAAGGTTTCAAGGAGTTAGCCTAGGAAGGGCTTAATTAGACAGATTGTTCCACTTCttagaaaaatacttttgtcatgtaatgaaaaattatgtttctatCATATATGaaaagtatattatatatgatagattaatttcataaatgttCTCCGACAACAAAACCAATGATTTCATTCATAAATTGTTTTAAATCCATTGggaaaaaaaggggaaaagttTGACAATGAGAAAAAGTCTAATACTCATGCATGATGTCCAATATGTGTTATTTGCTATTTGGAAAAAAACTTAAGTGTAAAAGGTTTCATGTTTTCTGCTTGCATGTGAAACTAGTTAGTGAGAACTCTAGATGCTTACAACAGGGATCTATGGGTAATGGCATTATGTATGCATTATTTGTGAGAGGTTGCAATGTTGTCTCAACCCCCAGTATATTTGTGTAACATGTTCTCCACTTCTCCTAATTAGGACTTGATTTGTTGCAAGTGCGTGTTATCTGTTTTATGAACTATCAACTTGCTTGTTCATTTGTTAtatgaaaaatcaatttctatgtTCATATAGATATGTGATCGTTTACATGAAAATATGATTTTCGAAATTTGCATTAACTGATATATAAATTGTTATTATCTTTTACATGTTGCATGTGACATGAGATTTTTTGTCCTCCTCCAAATGGTCATGGCATGCTTTTGTGTTAaaagttgtctagagtatagaAAAGATAAGTGAAAGTAGTATATTTTTAGGGCAAATGAAGCtttaaatagaagtttatatcccatgttgtaattagtgatagttggggggttaaactgtaaatatttaatattcttcattgggatatccacCCACTGTTATAAATATAGTTCAAGGGGTAGTAGAGAGTTACAGAGTTCTCAGTTTCTATTTGTAACGAGTACTATTCGCTAGAGAGAAAGGCTAGAGAGATAGTTTTGTAATCTTGGGAGGGGATGTCTTCTTGTACTCGGGAATAGAAAGAAGGGATCTCTGTTGTATTCTGATCATTCTCTGAATAAAGAAGGCTGCTCGAGGGGGTGTTTGACTGTTGGATGTAGAACTGGTGTATACCAgtttgaaccaggataaaattgGCTTATGtggtttgtttttctctttcttgtttcttatttctgttctgatttgattgcatttaattttctgTTGTTCTGGGTTGATTTCGGGTGTGAGAATTGGCAAGAATGATCTTATTGTGCTcctaatttcttacattttgtTATTTGTGGGTCTATTGTGGACTCACATCATTGATATTAACATTTTTTAGGTTTTGGCTCGGTGGAAGGCATGTATCTGGTTAAGTCATCCAACACAATTAGTTTTCGGTATATACTATTCTTAGACACGCTCCATGTGGATACATTGACACTTAGAGTCCAATCTCGAGttttatatttctcttttcttattgttatttgaatttttgttcaaattagAAGGATTGGATTTAATTGTAATTGTGTTTTTGGGTATTGGTTATAAACGGGACCAATTGTATTTGGTAATGTGATGAGTAACTTTTGTACAAGTGATTTGTTGGTCTCAAGGGTAGGATCACCCTAGCATTGGGGTCAACGCGGGTCATGGATCCCCTTTTCTTGGTTGTGACAAGTTGGTTCCTAGTAATGTCTAGAAAAatgttcttttgattttttaaaaatgtactgccattttctttttccttgttcAATTGTTTTGCTTATGGCTGGTGATGTCCATATGTTGCATTAAGATTTAGTATCTTTTTGTTTGACAATTTCTGCTTTCTGTTTGTTAAGTTGGTCTCCCTTTTCCTATTTCAGCAATGGATGATGACACACCATCAGCAGGCTTTCTGCAAGAAGATATGTTTCAGCCATTGTTGATTGCTTCGAACTCATCTAATCTGGAGAAGGCTTTAGAAGTTTTAGTAGAAGTTTCCAGAACTTCGGATGGTCGCTCGAACCTTGCTTCCCGAAATACTCTCTGCACAGTCCTGGAGCTCTGTCAAGATCAATTGAATTCTTCTTCTAGTCGTCTTCTTGCAATGTCACTGAAACTCTTGAGAAACTTATGTGCGGGAGAGTTGACCAACCAGAACTTGTTTGTTGAACATAATGGAGTGGGGATTGTCTGGAGTATATTGAATTCTGTGAGCACTTCCAATTTAGATTATGGGATCATTCGAATGGGGTTGCAAGTTTTGGCAAATGTTTCATTGGCTGGGGAAAGCCATCAGCTTGCTATTTGGTATCAGTTTTTTCCACTTAAATTTATTGAGATTGCCAGCTTGCGGAGAAGGGAGACTTGCGATCCTTTATGCATGGTTATCTATACATGTAGCAATGGGAGCGGTGCGCTAATTGATGAGCTTTGTGTGGAGAAAGGCTTGCCTATCCTGGAAGAACTTGTAAGGACAGCTTCAGCAGGtaaattttgagtttgtttgtACTACCTCAAAGTCTCTCTGCCTTGTCCTTTCTAGtccaatttcatgtttctagtTGGCCAAATTCAGACTAATTTCTGTGTTATTTTTGTGCTCTTGCTAGTTGGCTTTGGAGaagattggataaaattgctTTTGTCTAGAATTTGCTTAGGTGAAAATCAGTTTCTTCGACTGTTCTATAGATTACATCcagttggaaattttgaaaatggtcAAGATATCAACTTAAGAGATGATCTTTTTGTGTCAGAACAAGCATTTCTGTTGGCTATCCTATCAGAAACTTTAAATGAGCATATTGGTGAGGTATCAATTTCCAATGATTTTGCTTTGTATGTTCTTGGAATATTGAAACAAGCAGTTGGGAATTTTGATTGGATGTTAAGGGGGAATTCTGGTCTACCAACAGGATCTGCTGTCATAGATGTTATTGGATATTCTCTCACCATTTTGAGAGATACTTGTGCACACGATGGGTATGGACATGTTGTCAACTCATTATTGTCCTCAGGACTTGTGGAGTTGCTTTTACGTTTGCTTTATGAGCTTGAGCCTCCAACAATAATTCGGAAAGCAATGAAAAAAAGTGTGGACAAAGAAGGAACTGCTTCTAGTTCCTCAAAACCCTGTCCTTACAAAGGATTTCGGAGAGATATGGTTGCAGTCATTGGTAATTGTGCATATCAGAGGAAGCATGTGCAGGATGAGATTAGACAGAGAAATgggatatttttgttattacaaCAATGTGTTACCGATGAAGATAATCCATTCTTAAGAGAGTGGGCCATCTGGTCTATGAGAAATCTATTGGAAGGAAATGCTGAAAACCAGCGGGTGGTAGCAGAATTGGAGCTTCAGGGGTCTGTTGATGTTCCTGAAATTGCTGGACTTGGACTCAGGGTAGAAGTGGATCCAAAAACTCAGCGAACAAAGCTTGTAAATGCATCCTGAAGATTTCCCAAGTTTGTACCAAGATTAGCTTTCATGGAGCCGATCAAGTTGACTGTGGATATTGATTGTTAACCATGCAGGTCTTTCTTTGctctttcattttccttcactTGGTGGACATTATTTGAAGAACTTTACCCTGACTTGAGCGGATCTGTATTTAATACTGAAGTCTTAGTTTTCTCTTCGGAAATGCATTTTTGTTCTGAGTGTTGGCAGTTTTTGGCAAGTTCTTGACTATGGATTGACTTCAACCTGTTACTCTGGAAGAGACTAATGAGCTGAGACGATCTTTTGATTGACCCATTTGTGTGTCTCACTTGGTTTAGGAACATTGTATTTTCTTTGCTGAATGATTAGCCTTTCCAGGGCAACTCATAAGCTTTTGGTTTTGGTCTCCATATGGCATCTGCATTGTATTCCATAGCAGTCAACCATtagttttcatttctttattattttgttttgatttttttcccttttactAGAGAAGTTTTGTATGAGTAAATGGAGAACAAAGACATCTGAGAATTCGTCTGTTGTGAAGGAACAAATGCATTCACTGTTGCTATTTGTGGTGGTGAAGCGTGGTTGGAGAGCCCTGCATACAGTTTTCTCTTTTGAACTTTGAATGTGCATTTCTGATATTCTCCTACCCCTGATTAGGGGATATATCAATTCTTTTTTGTCCCTTGACGGTATTATGTTAGATGGAGACTTGTTCTCATTGGAGCATACCCGGATTTGCTCTGCCTAGACCAGCATTGATTAATGGGCGCTGTTCATAGATTTGGACAATCATACCTAGCCTTCATTCATCCATGTCTTTTCTCAGTGTCCTTTGTTCATAATGGCTGCCTTACCTATATGAGCATTAAgaataacttaattttattcAGTGATTCTTATGCTCTTTCCAAGGAATAGAGAGATGCTTCATGGTTACACTGTCACTTCTTTTAACAATTTCCATGAAAAACTGCCTTTTCCCCTAGTATCTTCTTTTTCTGCAATCTTGCAATCTTTAAAGTAAAATTCAGTGTTTCCCAACCTTAATTTGTGCAAAATTGTAAGTTCTGTAATCAAGCTTGCTTCCAAGGCGTCCCCTTCTCTTACATACTTTATGTTTGGGttccttatttcctttctgAATACAAATCCCTTGCTATTTGATGCATTGTTTTAGTGGCAACTTACTGGAACATTTTGACCCTATGAAGCGCAATCTGCTTTCTGTTTCTATGAAAATATAATGAGATGTCGAAGTTCTGGCACATAATTTTCTATTCAATTCTTTGCTCATCTTTTTTTACAGCATTACTCTGATGAAATTGTTCAACCTACATTGGAATTCTTCACACTAAATCATGTCTTGTAAGATAATATTGTTATTTGCTAATCTAGAATTATGATCTTTTAACATGCAGGTAATCGCAGAAGAACTATGCTCCTCCTTTATCATCATAGCAACGGTATATGTAAGCTCTATTCGCTTCTCCCACCTCTAATGTTTATAATCCTTGGAAAAAAGATGTATACACTACTGAAAAAGGACAAACACAACATGTCAGGTATGTTGGAAACTAAGTTAGTGGCAGTGAAAGCAAGAATTGATTTAAAAGTGTACCTTATTTtatattcacaaaaaaaaaaaaaaaaataattgaatgcTTTTTGTTTCTGACAATTATTTAGCTTCAAGGATAACATTACTTTATATGATTATCTCAAATTCAGAGTTTAAATGCCACTCTGAAACAAGCAATGTAGGATAATTACAATTAGGCATCATACATGCCCTACTCCTCCTTGACATGTGCAAAATGGCGCCTCAGAAGAGCATATCCTTATTTATTATACCATTTCAGGAGTCTGTAAATGCAATGCAGCTTGGgtggttaaaagaaaaatgctCTTTGTAAATTGCCATAACCTAACCTTGTATTTAGGATTGGCAATTTTGGACATGACCTGATTACACGACACGATACAAAGTTAAGCGAGTTAGGGTTGGGGTTGATTGGGTCATAAACGGGTCAACCTGTTTATGATACGATTATTTTCGTATCTTAGGCGGGTCAACCTGTCTAACCCATTTAGAtacgaaataacacgtttaattaaacgtgttaacgggtttaaccgaacacgttaacacaattatatacgaaatgacacgtttaattaaatgggttaatgggTTGATCTTGACAAGTTAAtacgattatacacgaaataacacgtttaacaggtgacacagCACGACCCGTTTAAATTAAACGGATTAAATAGGTTAACAGataacacgacacgacacgtttagttaaaaTGGTCGTGTcatgttacacgtttaataaacgtgtcgtgttcgggtttaaggaatttgacacgattattaaacaGGTCGTGTTCAGGTTAGCCTGATACGTGTGTCTCAATACGACACGATTACAACTCGCCAACCTAAATTGCCACCTCTACTTGTATTGACATTTTATTATGGAgtttttagatatattatttgGTATGATCAGAAGCTTAAATATACAACATAAATGGAAAATGTAGTAATGTTGTCACGTATAATCAACGgaatgtcatatatatatatttatatattggtGATTTTCTTCACTCATTTTCCGAGTGTAATGCTGTAACTTGaaaaactgttttttttttttttttttttaaattgttattccTGGTATTACCTATTTGGTTCTCTGTCTTTTAGCATAAAAAGGTCATTGTATACTAGGTGGATTTTCATGTTTGCCTTCTTATCTGTTTGAGCAAAGGAAGCCATTTTCTGCTCTAAAGAATTTCTTTAGCAATTAAATAACAACCTGTTTGATGCATATTGTATATGGTCTCACTCACTCTCtttatattcttctttcttctttacagaTACAAGCAGCCCTTGCCTTTATCTAATTGCTTTAATTGTAATTCTACTTAAATTGGAGGCCTCTCTTTCAAACATCATCTTCCCCAGAGAGAGAAATCCCTCAataatatgagagagagagagagagagagagaggaatcaTTCAAACTCATAATCCCCCACTAGACAACAAGAAGGAAAGACGGAAAAGAGAGAATATGGGGTGGGAATCTTCTATATTAAACACTAGGCTTGCTTTGCGTGTCCCTCAACATTACATTTTTTGGCCTCCTATAGAGCTTTGGACTCTTCCACACATCATGTGAGAACACATTccaaaaatattcattttattcCATAAGAATTAtactttttacataaaaaaaaatgttatcaaaataacatattagatttatatattgtttaatatattaattaatactaAATGAGACATATCATTTTGCTCGAATTGCGCAATAGATATGGGATTAAGAAGTCCATGGAACATATCAGGTACTGATAAGATTTGATCCTTTTTACTAGATTGCCATTCCTAATTATTGATCTTCGCGTAAAGCATGTAACTAAGAAACATCCTCTTTAACTCGATTATGTTCCTTCAGTTACAGTGAGTTGTCCTAAATCCTAATTATCTATGGTTTAGGTTggcacaaaaaagaaaaaaaagcacCTGGCTCTAGTCAATTTACATATACACCTGTTTCTAAAGGCATGTATTGTGTACTGTTTgggggggggaagagagagaacgATGCCGAGTACAATGTTGCTGCTTAATTAACTTGCAACTTTGGTTCTTATTCTGATTTCAGCATTAAATTTCAGTGTAGGAAGG
This genomic stretch from Diospyros lotus cultivar Yz01 chromosome 1, ASM1463336v1, whole genome shotgun sequence harbors:
- the LOC127804186 gene encoding uncharacterized protein LOC127804186, translating into MDDDTPSAGFLQEDMFQPLLIASNSSNLEKALEVLVEVSRTSDGRSNLASRNTLCTVLELCQDQLNSSSSRLLAMSLKLLRNLCAGELTNQNLFVEHNGVGIVWSILNSVSTSNLDYGIIRMGLQVLANVSLAGESHQLAIWYQFFPLKFIEIASLRRRETCDPLCMVIYTCSNGSGALIDELCVEKGLPILEELVRTASAVGFGEDWIKLLLSRICLGENQFLRLFYRLHPVGNFENGQDINLRDDLFVSEQAFLLAILSETLNEHIGEVSISNDFALYVLGILKQAVGNFDWMLRGNSGLPTGSAVIDVIGYSLTILRDTCAHDGYGHVVNSLLSSGLVELLLRLLYELEPPTIIRKAMKKSVDKEGTASSSSKPCPYKGFRRDMVAVIGNCAYQRKHVQDEIRQRNGIFLLLQQCVTDEDNPFLREWAIWSMRNLLEGNAENQRVVAELELQGSVDVPEIAGLGLRVEVDPKTQRTKLVNAS